The sequence AGTTTCCACCCCCCCACCTTCCAGCCGGACCGCGGGTATTCCATGATGGAACTTCTCTCAGGAGGATGATCATGCGTCTCCTGCGGTCCTGGCGCTGGACGACAGGCCTCTGGATGCTCACGCTGCTCCTGGGCGGGCTGGCCCTGGCCACCCTGGGGGCTGCGGGTCGCCCGTCCTGGGGCGATCCAGCTCGCCCCGTCTGGTATTACGGGCGGCTGGTTCCGTTCGGGGAGCTGCTGGCCCGCGGCATCGAGCCCCATTGCCACGACGGCCGGGGGCCAGGAGTCATCACCTGTTATAACACCAACGAGGAGCTGGCCGCTGCCACCGGCCTCGATCTCCCCGGAGTAGATCGCGACCGGGCGGAGCAGCTGCGACGTTCGGGCGCTGTTCTCCCGGCCCAGTGCGCCTACTACGCTGTGATCCGACAGGATATTTACTATGGGGGACGAAACTTCGCGCTCTGCTATGACTACAATGACTTTCGCTCCATCAACTTTAACGACATCACCTCCTCCATCTTCATCCCATCCGGCGCAGGGGCCAGCACCTATTTTGAGCATATCAACTATGGAGGCGATCGGCGCACATTTACAATGAGCATCCCCGATCTTCGGGCTTATAACTTCAATGACGTTATCTCCTCCGCCCGGCGGGGGTATTGAGCGCTCGATCTCCCTTTTCGGAGGGAGCGCAAGGCAGAGCGTAAGTGAAGTAGCAGGCCCCCGGCGGTCCGGCATTCCGCCAGGGGCCTCCCGGGAAGGCTTACACACACGATCGCTGATCTAGAGCACCGGGATCCGAATGTCGCCCGGTGAAGGGGGATCGCCCCTTACCCCAAACCATGCGGAAAGCATTGCGGAAAGCATTCGATGGATCCAGAGCGGACGGAACAGGAAGCGATCCGGCGCTGGCGCGCAGGAGATCCAGAAGGGCTGGCGGTGCTGGTCCGCCTTTATGAGCTGCGGGCATTGCGCACCGCTTACCTGATCCTGCAGGACCGAATGGATGCGGAGGATGCCGTTCAGAACGCTTCCCTCCGCGCCTGGATTTATCGCCGCCGCTTCGATCCTCAGCGTCCGTTCTGGCCATGGTTCCTTCAACTGGTGATCCGCGAAGCCCGACGAATCGCAGGGCGACACCTCTCGAAATCTGTGTCGGATACCGGGAGCGATGCAGATCGTGTGGATATGGAGGGATGGAAGGATCCCGGGCATGCTCCGGATCTTATCGCGGAGCGAAAGGAATCCGTGAGAGCGCTTCGACAGGCCCTGCAGCGCCTCTCGCCAGCGCAGCGAACGGCCGTTGTGTTGCGCTACTATCATAGCCTCGCGGAGAAAGAGATCGCCGAGATCATGGGCTGCAGCGTCGGCGCTGTCAAACACTATCTGTATGAGGCGAGGCTGAGGCTTCGGGACATGCTCGACTCGGGGGAAACACAGCTGTAGCACATTGCATTGGCTTACCCGGACTATCTCACGGATGCGCAGAAAGAGGATCTCCAATGGATGAGCGGGAACTCCGTCATATGCTGGAAGAGCTGGCGGAAGAGGGCTTTCCGGAGCCCGTGGGGCTGTGGCCCCGCCTCCGGGCGCGCATCGAGGCCCCTTCTCGCGCAACCGCCGTGGGCCAGTGGATTCGGCGGCCGCTGGTATGGGGGCT comes from Thermoflexus sp. and encodes:
- a CDS encoding sigma-70 family RNA polymerase sigma factor — protein: MDPERTEQEAIRRWRAGDPEGLAVLVRLYELRALRTAYLILQDRMDAEDAVQNASLRAWIYRRRFDPQRPFWPWFLQLVIREARRIAGRHLSKSVSDTGSDADRVDMEGWKDPGHAPDLIAERKESVRALRQALQRLSPAQRTAVVLRYYHSLAEKEIAEIMGCSVGAVKHYLYEARLRLRDMLDSGETQL